One stretch of Burkholderia oklahomensis C6786 DNA includes these proteins:
- a CDS encoding zinc-dependent alcohol dehydrogenase family protein — MRAMVFDGGAPRLREAALPDPVPAAGQLLIDVHACGVCRTDLHVVDGDLRDPKRPVIPGHEIVGTVAALGAGAAGFAIGDRVGVPWLGRTCGHCAYCTSGRENLCDAPGFTGYTIDGGYAERTVADARYCVHLPRRYDDVHAAPLLCAGLIGYRTLKMAGPARRIGLYGFGAAAHLVAQIARFQGRTVYAFTRQGDTAAQQLARRLGAAWAGGSDEAAPEPLDAALIFASVGALVPAALAAVVKGGVVVCGGIHMSDIPSFSYDLLWGERRIVSVANLTRDDAAEFMRIANDVQLEVEATPYPLAQANQALDDLRAGRLTGAAVLTMR, encoded by the coding sequence ATGCGCGCGATGGTGTTCGACGGCGGCGCGCCGCGGCTGCGCGAAGCGGCGCTGCCGGATCCGGTGCCGGCGGCGGGGCAGTTGCTGATCGACGTGCACGCGTGCGGCGTGTGCCGGACCGATCTGCACGTCGTCGACGGCGACCTGCGCGACCCGAAGCGGCCGGTGATCCCGGGGCACGAGATCGTCGGCACGGTCGCCGCGCTCGGCGCGGGCGCGGCGGGCTTCGCGATCGGCGATCGCGTCGGCGTGCCGTGGCTCGGCCGCACGTGCGGCCACTGCGCATATTGCACGAGCGGCCGCGAGAACCTGTGCGACGCCCCCGGCTTTACCGGCTACACGATCGACGGCGGCTACGCGGAGCGCACGGTCGCCGATGCGCGCTACTGCGTGCACCTGCCGCGCCGCTACGACGACGTCCATGCGGCGCCGCTGCTGTGCGCGGGCCTCATCGGCTATCGGACGCTGAAGATGGCGGGCCCCGCGCGCCGCATCGGCCTGTACGGCTTCGGCGCGGCCGCGCATCTCGTCGCGCAGATCGCGCGCTTTCAGGGACGCACCGTCTACGCGTTCACGCGGCAGGGCGATACCGCCGCGCAGCAGCTCGCGCGCCGGCTCGGCGCGGCATGGGCGGGCGGCAGCGACGAAGCTGCGCCGGAGCCGCTCGATGCCGCGTTGATCTTCGCATCGGTCGGCGCGCTCGTGCCGGCCGCGCTCGCGGCGGTCGTGAAGGGCGGTGTCGTCGTTTGCGGCGGGATCCACATGTCGGACATCCCGTCGTTTTCGTATGACCTGTTGTGGGGAGAGCGGCGGATCGTGTCGGTCGCGAACCTGACGCGCGACGACGCGGCGGAGTTCATGCGGATTGCGAACGACGTGCAGCTCGAAGTCGAGGCGACGCCGTATCCGCTCGCGCAGGCGAACCAGGCGCTCGACGATCTGCGCGCGGGGCGCCTGACGGGCGCGGCGGTGCTGACGATGCGCTGA
- a CDS encoding TetR/AcrR family transcriptional regulator, with protein sequence MRNRNGIEQAATAREAAPARPPRCRLPADVRVNQILDAALAEFSASGFAGARIDDIAARAGMSKGGVYTHFGSKDEIFDALIERSLMPPLPATSKAAKASQAWKTARSARRSAGARKPGIANAQRAAYAQGLYAQGPVSGSNAADAHNEPSASRPPAASNSPAASFAPAGPASLAAIVDLLAGDLYAWSTSEPVIATLRLLIAESRRAPHAVERWRKRVERAVATAVGRLVRRGVEAGEFRDGVATRTPLLLVAPLTHACLRQALRAAPATRREVAASRRDYARFIEELLT encoded by the coding sequence ATGCGAAACCGGAACGGCATCGAGCAGGCGGCGACGGCGCGCGAAGCGGCACCGGCCAGGCCGCCGCGCTGCCGGCTGCCAGCCGACGTGCGCGTCAACCAGATCCTCGACGCGGCGCTGGCCGAGTTTTCCGCGAGCGGCTTCGCGGGCGCGCGGATCGACGACATCGCCGCGCGCGCGGGGATGTCGAAGGGCGGCGTCTACACGCACTTCGGCAGCAAGGACGAGATTTTCGACGCGCTGATCGAGCGCTCGCTGATGCCGCCGCTGCCGGCGACTTCGAAGGCAGCGAAGGCGTCGCAGGCATGGAAGACGGCGCGGTCGGCGCGCCGGTCGGCGGGCGCGCGGAAGCCGGGCATCGCGAACGCGCAACGCGCGGCGTACGCGCAGGGCCTTTACGCGCAGGGTCCTGTGAGCGGATCGAACGCGGCCGACGCACACAATGAGCCGAGCGCGTCGCGTCCGCCGGCCGCGTCGAATTCGCCGGCGGCTTCGTTCGCGCCGGCCGGGCCCGCTTCGCTCGCGGCGATCGTCGATCTGCTCGCGGGCGATCTCTATGCGTGGTCGACGAGCGAGCCCGTGATCGCGACGCTGCGTCTGTTGATCGCCGAAAGCCGGCGCGCGCCGCATGCGGTCGAGCGCTGGCGGAAGCGGGTCGAGCGCGCGGTCGCGACGGCCGTTGGCCGGCTCGTGCGGCGAGGCGTCGAGGCGGGCGAGTTTCGCGACGGCGTCGCCACGCGCACGCCGCTTCTGCTCGTCGCGCCGCTCACGCACGCGTGCCTGCGGCAGGCGCTGCGCGCGGCGCCCGCGACCCGGCGCGAGGTTGCTGCGTCGCGGCGCGACTACGCGCGTTTCATCGAGGAGCTGTTGACCTGA
- a CDS encoding BON domain-containing protein: MKTDRQIKQEVEEELTGNPMIDVAHFNVDVAGHIVTLTGHPSSYAEKLAAEKAANRVAGVRAVVVDVQVRLPQDDVRSDEEIADAARSILHWTVGLHDAAVQVQVESGWVTVSGKVDWAYQSHVAVRAIAQMRGVTGVTNEIAILGDVSADEIAGGIRRAMQRHAEREAKHIDVTVKDGTVTLTGKVDSYAERAVARGAAWSMRGVRAVVDDLIVE; the protein is encoded by the coding sequence ATGAAAACCGATAGGCAGATCAAGCAGGAAGTCGAAGAGGAACTGACGGGCAATCCGATGATCGACGTCGCGCATTTCAACGTCGACGTCGCCGGACACATCGTCACGTTGACGGGCCATCCGTCGAGCTACGCGGAAAAGCTCGCGGCCGAGAAGGCGGCGAACCGGGTCGCGGGCGTGCGGGCGGTCGTCGTCGACGTGCAGGTGCGGCTGCCGCAAGACGACGTCCGTTCCGACGAGGAGATCGCCGACGCCGCGCGCTCGATCCTGCACTGGACCGTGGGGCTGCACGACGCGGCCGTCCAGGTGCAGGTCGAATCGGGCTGGGTGACGGTGTCGGGCAAGGTCGACTGGGCGTATCAGAGTCACGTCGCGGTCCGCGCGATTGCGCAGATGCGCGGCGTGACCGGCGTGACGAACGAGATCGCGATTCTCGGCGACGTCAGCGCCGACGAGATCGCGGGCGGCATCCGGCGCGCGATGCAGCGCCATGCGGAGCGCGAGGCGAAGCACATCGACGTGACGGTCAAGGACGGCACCGTCACGCTGACGGGCAAGGTCGACTCGTATGCGGAGCGTGCGGTCGCGCGCGGCGCCGCGTGGTCGATGCGCGGCGTGCGGGCGGTCGTCGACGATCTGATCGTCGAGTGA
- a CDS encoding efflux transporter outer membrane subunit — protein MCTSRPISRARRCRLRFAAIALGGASLVAGCAVGPDFVRPEPPHVDAFVPDGAARTSFTASGATQTFAPDAPLPDAWWRLFGSPEIDAAVDDAFAGSATLAGAQATLRRSEHELMAGAGVFYPQVDAQAGASRQRYVPLRTGANLPASIFNLFTLSTTISYALDIWGGERRGVEGLAAQADAQRHALAAARLTLASNVVNTMIARAAYADEIAVTRELIALTDEQIRLTRAQVSAGTSAYSAVLALDASRASLDASLPALEQKIGQADDLLATLAGRYPAERAPPKLSLADIALPPRLPQTVPSELVRRRPDILQAEAALHAASANIGVVTAALFPSVTLSASGGFDATRLPSLFNAAGKTWSVGAGITAPLFHGGALWYQRKAAIDAFDESSAAYRQVVLSAFAQVADTLRALDHDAAGLDAQARAMDAAHEALRLVAIEYETGTAGYLQVLTADQQYRQARLAWVQASAQRLQDTVALYAALGGGWDEPAGR, from the coding sequence ATGTGTACATCGCGTCCGATTAGCCGCGCACGCCGGTGCCGGCTGCGCTTCGCGGCGATCGCGCTCGGCGGCGCGTCGCTCGTCGCCGGTTGTGCGGTCGGCCCCGACTTCGTCCGGCCCGAGCCGCCGCACGTCGACGCATTCGTGCCGGACGGCGCCGCGCGCACGAGCTTCACCGCGAGCGGTGCGACGCAGACGTTCGCGCCCGATGCGCCGTTGCCCGATGCGTGGTGGCGTCTGTTCGGCTCGCCCGAGATCGACGCGGCCGTCGACGACGCATTCGCCGGCAGCGCGACGCTCGCCGGCGCGCAGGCGACGCTCAGACGCAGCGAGCACGAGCTGATGGCGGGCGCGGGCGTGTTCTATCCGCAGGTCGATGCGCAGGCGGGCGCGTCGCGGCAGCGCTACGTGCCGCTGCGCACGGGCGCGAATCTGCCCGCGTCGATCTTCAACTTGTTCACGCTGTCGACGACGATCAGCTACGCGCTCGACATCTGGGGCGGCGAGCGGCGCGGCGTCGAAGGGCTCGCCGCGCAGGCGGACGCGCAGCGTCACGCGCTCGCGGCGGCGCGCCTGACGCTCGCGTCGAACGTCGTCAACACGATGATTGCGCGCGCCGCCTATGCGGACGAGATCGCGGTCACGCGCGAACTGATCGCGCTGACGGACGAGCAGATCCGCCTCACGCGCGCGCAGGTGAGCGCCGGCACGAGCGCGTACTCGGCCGTGCTGGCGCTCGACGCGTCGCGCGCGTCGCTCGATGCGTCGCTGCCCGCGCTCGAGCAGAAGATCGGTCAGGCGGACGATCTGCTCGCGACGCTCGCGGGCCGCTATCCGGCCGAGCGGGCGCCGCCGAAGCTGTCGCTCGCCGACATCGCGTTGCCGCCGCGGCTGCCGCAGACGGTGCCGTCGGAGCTCGTGCGCCGCCGGCCCGACATCCTGCAGGCCGAGGCCGCGCTGCATGCGGCAAGCGCGAACATCGGCGTCGTGACGGCGGCGCTGTTTCCGAGCGTCACGCTGTCGGCGTCGGGCGGCTTCGACGCGACGCGGCTGCCGTCGCTGTTCAACGCGGCGGGCAAGACGTGGAGCGTCGGAGCGGGGATCACCGCGCCACTCTTTCATGGCGGCGCGCTGTGGTATCAGCGCAAGGCCGCGATCGACGCATTCGACGAATCGAGCGCCGCGTATCGGCAAGTGGTGCTGAGTGCGTTTGCTCAGGTCGCCGATACGTTGCGCGCGCTCGATCACGACGCGGCGGGGCTCGACGCGCAGGCGCGCGCGATGGATGCGGCGCATGAGGCGCTGCGGCTCGTGGCGATCGAATACGAGACGGGCACGGCCGGTTATCTGCAGGTGCTGACCGCCGATCAGCAATACCGGCAGGCGCGGCTCGCGTGGGTGCAGGCGAGCGCGCAGCGGCTGCAGGATACGGTCGCGCTGTATGCGGCGCTGGGCGGCGGGTGGGACGAACCTGCGGGGCGGTGA
- a CDS encoding DUF3562 domain-containing protein, whose amino-acid sequence MHQDTLYDSLLAAAQRRSITEGELMHMLDDEIARLADGARVHDYLRVIAIRRVRDRIASPAHVADDTPRKRRPGAR is encoded by the coding sequence ATGCACCAGGACACGCTTTACGACTCGCTGCTCGCCGCCGCGCAGCGCCGCTCGATCACGGAGGGAGAATTGATGCACATGCTCGATGACGAAATCGCGCGCCTTGCGGACGGCGCGCGCGTCCACGACTACCTGCGCGTGATCGCGATCCGCCGCGTGCGCGATCGCATCGCGTCGCCCGCGCACGTGGCGGACGACACGCCGCGTAAGCGGCGCCCGGGAGCGCGCTGA
- a CDS encoding ABC transporter permease has protein sequence MNGILRLAFKLLVNDSAKFTALIVGITFAVFLMVEMTSLFAGILNKSSSTVINIGSKVWVMDPGVQTIASSIGMPDYVLDAVRSIDGVKYAVPIYSGGALVKLGDGTYQAVTVIGLDDTSLLGRPTMKAGRIEDIYAENGFIAIDDAEFPKLKNPALGTTFELNDNRGVIVGIAKVASSGLFGTPTLYTTYARATRYIPSTRYTTSYILVEPKSEPDIAHIKQAVAALGYRAYTKEEFMKHISDFYKYETGVGTNILLMTAISFIVGLSISGQTFYTFILENLEKFGALKAIGAKNRELVAMILFQATFTALTGYGLGVGLCTVLISIARLRLPSYAALITYGNLALAFGMVVVIAGLSSYLGVRRVLRIEPFDIFRG, from the coding sequence GTGAACGGGATCCTCAGGCTCGCGTTCAAGCTGCTCGTCAACGACAGCGCGAAGTTCACCGCGCTGATCGTCGGGATCACGTTTGCCGTGTTCCTGATGGTCGAGATGACGTCGCTGTTCGCAGGGATCCTGAACAAGTCGTCGTCGACCGTCATCAACATCGGCTCGAAGGTGTGGGTGATGGATCCGGGCGTGCAGACGATCGCGAGCAGCATCGGGATGCCGGATTACGTGCTCGACGCGGTGCGCAGCATCGACGGCGTCAAGTACGCGGTGCCGATCTATTCGGGTGGCGCGCTCGTCAAGCTCGGCGACGGCACTTACCAGGCCGTCACCGTGATCGGCCTCGACGACACGAGCCTGCTCGGCCGCCCGACGATGAAGGCGGGCCGCATCGAGGACATCTACGCGGAAAACGGCTTCATCGCGATCGACGACGCCGAGTTCCCGAAGCTGAAGAACCCGGCGCTCGGCACGACGTTCGAGCTGAACGACAACCGCGGCGTGATCGTCGGCATCGCGAAGGTCGCGAGCAGCGGCCTGTTCGGCACGCCGACGCTCTACACGACCTACGCGCGCGCGACGCGCTACATCCCGTCGACGCGCTACACGACGTCGTACATCCTCGTCGAGCCGAAGTCGGAGCCGGACATCGCGCACATCAAGCAGGCGGTCGCCGCGCTCGGCTATCGCGCATATACCAAAGAAGAATTCATGAAGCACATCTCGGACTTCTACAAGTACGAGACGGGCGTCGGCACGAACATCCTGCTGATGACCGCGATCAGCTTCATCGTCGGGCTGTCGATCTCGGGCCAGACGTTCTACACGTTCATCCTCGAGAACCTCGAGAAATTCGGCGCGCTGAAGGCGATCGGCGCGAAGAACCGCGAGCTCGTCGCGATGATCCTGTTCCAGGCGACGTTCACCGCGCTCACCGGCTATGGCCTGGGCGTCGGTCTTTGCACCGTGCTCATCAGCATCGCGCGGCTGCGCCTGCCGAGCTACGCGGCGCTCATTACTTACGGCAATCTCGCGCTCGCGTTCGGCATGGTCGTCGTGATCGCCGGGCTGTCGAGCTATCTCGGCGTGCGTCGCGTGTTGCGGATCGAGCCGTTCGACATTTTCAGGGGATGA
- a CDS encoding universal stress protein yields MYQKIMVALDGSDISKRGLDEAIKIAKATGGRVHAVYVVDKSVVFSYAGHFDPNALLEGFRDDGRKALGEAEKVMEAAQVKGEAELFETAGIGEEIAQALERCVKQNGADLVVLGTHGRRGVRRVVLGSVAERFLRTSHCPVLLVRGEEAERQVEL; encoded by the coding sequence ATGTATCAGAAGATCATGGTGGCGCTCGACGGCAGCGACATCTCGAAGCGCGGCCTCGACGAAGCGATCAAGATCGCGAAGGCGACGGGCGGACGGGTTCATGCGGTGTACGTCGTCGACAAGTCGGTGGTGTTCAGCTACGCGGGCCATTTCGACCCGAACGCGCTTCTCGAAGGTTTTCGCGACGACGGCCGCAAGGCGCTCGGCGAAGCGGAAAAGGTGATGGAGGCCGCGCAGGTGAAGGGCGAAGCGGAGCTGTTCGAGACGGCCGGCATCGGCGAGGAAATCGCCCAGGCGCTCGAGCGCTGCGTGAAGCAGAACGGCGCGGATCTCGTCGTATTGGGCACGCACGGTCGCCGCGGCGTGCGGCGCGTCGTGCTCGGCAGCGTCGCCGAGCGCTTCCTGCGCACGTCGCACTGCCCGGTCCTGCTCGTGCGGGGCGAGGAAGCCGAGCGTCAAGTGGAATTGTGA
- a CDS encoding HlyD family secretion protein encodes MKQRLVFLIAIVGFLASVVAAWVYSIQEPPQPPVFKPASNPYTRGVYATGIVESDQTSGANVNLYPDVTGAVTQIFVREGDAVKAGDALLALDDSVQKATAAQLAAQADAAQSMLDELNAQPRRETLDVAAAQVDAAAASLKTAQDQYDKQQRAFAIDPKTVSRDALDNASNGVKVARANLDVVTRQYRLTRAGAWVYDVRNQERQVAALRKAADASAALLAHYTLRAPADGVVLAMNAAVGSYLSPQGMYDTYTQGAAPAIVVGSSANRLQVRCYVDEILISRLPAGKMPKAHMSVRGTPTEADLEFVRVQPYVTPKIQLSDQRAERVDVRVLPVIFRVVPHKDLRLFPGQIVDVYIASD; translated from the coding sequence GTGAAGCAGCGGCTCGTCTTCCTGATCGCGATCGTGGGGTTTCTCGCGAGCGTCGTCGCCGCGTGGGTCTACAGCATCCAGGAGCCGCCGCAGCCGCCCGTGTTCAAGCCGGCGTCGAATCCGTACACGCGCGGCGTCTATGCGACGGGCATCGTCGAGAGCGACCAGACGTCCGGCGCGAACGTCAACCTCTATCCGGACGTCACCGGCGCGGTCACGCAGATCTTCGTGCGCGAGGGCGACGCGGTGAAGGCGGGCGACGCGCTCCTCGCGCTCGACGATTCGGTGCAGAAGGCGACCGCCGCGCAGCTCGCCGCGCAAGCGGATGCCGCGCAGTCGATGCTCGACGAACTGAACGCGCAGCCGCGCCGCGAGACGCTCGACGTCGCCGCCGCGCAGGTCGACGCGGCCGCCGCGAGCCTGAAGACCGCGCAGGACCAGTACGACAAGCAGCAGCGCGCGTTCGCGATCGATCCGAAGACGGTGAGCCGCGACGCGCTCGACAACGCGTCGAACGGCGTGAAGGTCGCGCGCGCGAACCTCGACGTGGTCACGCGCCAGTATCGGCTGACGCGCGCGGGCGCATGGGTCTACGACGTCCGCAATCAGGAGAGGCAGGTCGCCGCGCTGCGCAAGGCGGCCGACGCGTCGGCCGCGCTCCTCGCGCACTACACGCTGCGCGCGCCCGCGGACGGCGTCGTGCTCGCGATGAACGCGGCGGTCGGCTCGTATCTGTCGCCGCAGGGCATGTACGACACGTACACGCAGGGCGCCGCGCCCGCAATCGTGGTCGGCTCGTCGGCGAACCGCCTGCAGGTGCGCTGCTACGTCGACGAGATCCTGATCAGCCGGCTGCCGGCCGGCAAGATGCCGAAAGCGCACATGTCGGTGCGCGGCACGCCGACCGAGGCGGATCTCGAGTTCGTTCGCGTGCAGCCTTACGTGACGCCGAAAATTCAGTTGTCCGATCAGCGGGCCGAGCGTGTCGACGTGCGCGTGCTGCCCGTGATCTTCCGCGTCGTGCCGCACAAGGATCTGCGGCTGTTCCCGGGGCAGATCGTCGATGTGTACATCGCGTCCGATTAG
- a CDS encoding ABC transporter ATP-binding protein, protein MTMAGLAIDARGLTKWFGEGEARTRALFDVSVQARFGEMLLIVGPSGSGKTTLLSVMSGILRPDEGSVIVDGVDLWAQDNDAIAEFRLNRIGFVFQDYHLFPRLTTAENVAIPLILKRREWSLAIDAAHEYLDVVGLGNRATLPPVKLSGGEQQRVAIARAIVSQPDILILDEPTASLDGDTGRTIIDFVKHKVLNDKRCIVIVTHDSRIFDYADRILRMEDGKLMAIENGGGE, encoded by the coding sequence ATGACGATGGCGGGGCTGGCGATCGATGCGCGCGGGCTCACCAAGTGGTTCGGTGAGGGCGAGGCGCGCACGCGCGCGCTCTTCGACGTATCGGTGCAGGCGCGCTTCGGCGAGATGCTGCTGATCGTCGGGCCGTCGGGCAGCGGCAAGACGACCCTGCTCAGCGTGATGTCCGGCATCCTGCGGCCGGACGAAGGCAGCGTGATCGTCGATGGCGTCGATCTGTGGGCGCAGGACAACGACGCGATCGCCGAATTCCGGCTCAACCGGATCGGCTTCGTATTTCAGGACTACCATCTGTTTCCGCGCCTGACGACGGCCGAGAACGTCGCGATTCCGCTGATCCTGAAGCGTCGCGAGTGGAGCCTCGCGATCGACGCGGCGCACGAATATCTCGACGTCGTCGGCCTGGGAAACCGCGCGACGCTGCCGCCCGTGAAGCTGTCGGGCGGCGAGCAGCAGCGTGTCGCGATCGCGCGCGCGATCGTCAGCCAGCCCGACATCCTGATCCTCGACGAGCCGACCGCGTCGCTCGACGGCGACACGGGCCGCACGATCATCGACTTCGTCAAGCACAAGGTGCTCAACGACAAGCGCTGCATCGTGATCGTCACGCACGACAGCCGCATCTTCGACTACGCGGACCGCATCCTGCGGATGGAGGACGGCAAGCTCATGGCGATCGAGAACGGAGGTGGCGAGTGA
- a CDS encoding DUF3564 domain-containing protein: MGHEPVARRRRAFCKESVVRITIHLDTFASTDPASYAILWIDTAEHRWSREGHAGVELPEWGNIVCQGGTTRVTGADDAHSLCVLEGLDLGAKQGPFEGETGAARWYRHAHHAPIVGEWHVQCVDNTVATAEHELFTGREES; encoded by the coding sequence ATGGGTCATGAGCCAGTAGCGCGGCGTCGCCGCGCATTTTGCAAGGAGTCAGTCGTGCGCATCACCATTCATCTCGATACGTTCGCGTCCACTGATCCGGCCTCCTACGCGATCCTGTGGATCGACACGGCGGAGCACAGATGGTCGCGCGAAGGCCATGCGGGCGTCGAGCTGCCCGAGTGGGGCAACATCGTCTGCCAGGGCGGCACGACCCGCGTGACGGGCGCCGACGACGCGCATTCGCTGTGCGTGCTCGAAGGCCTCGATCTCGGCGCGAAGCAAGGCCCGTTCGAAGGCGAGACGGGCGCGGCCCGCTGGTACCGGCACGCGCATCACGCGCCCATCGTCGGAGAGTGGCACGTGCAATGCGTCGACAACACCGTCGCAACCGCCGAGCACGAACTGTTCACGGGGCGCGAGGAGTCCTGA
- a CDS encoding TIGR00730 family Rossman fold protein, translating into MKKPTTPRVKRRSASAARAIGRRAPLRRTRAAPKSRPPLSAAVERLVSSPTYRQAGEDLAFLQRPEMCGVRLQLDYWKTEETLQRFGISDTVVVYGSTRIVAPAAARARLADAQHRLAAHPNDPERRHAVRVAVRLLERSQYYGVARDLGRLVGETARAPHPRRLTIITGGGPGIMEAANRGAHETGAPSIGLNITLPREQFPNPYVTPELCFRFHYFAIRKLHLLERAKAAVFFPGGYGTCDELFEVLTLLQTRKIAPLPVVLVGRAFWRAAVDFAFLVDEGMIDPRDVELFRFCETADEIWAAIGGPHRSA; encoded by the coding sequence ATGAAAAAACCGACGACTCCACGCGTGAAGCGGCGCTCGGCTTCCGCCGCACGCGCCATCGGACGGCGCGCGCCGCTGCGCCGCACACGCGCCGCGCCGAAGAGCCGCCCGCCGCTGTCGGCCGCCGTCGAGCGGCTCGTGTCGAGCCCGACGTACCGGCAGGCCGGCGAAGATCTCGCGTTCCTCCAGCGTCCCGAGATGTGCGGCGTGCGGCTGCAGCTCGATTATTGGAAGACCGAAGAAACGCTGCAGCGCTTCGGGATCAGCGATACGGTCGTCGTCTACGGCAGCACGCGGATCGTCGCGCCCGCCGCCGCGCGCGCCCGGCTCGCCGACGCGCAGCACCGGCTCGCCGCGCATCCGAACGATCCCGAACGGCGGCATGCGGTCCGGGTCGCGGTGCGTCTGCTCGAGCGCAGCCAATACTACGGCGTCGCGCGCGACCTCGGCCGGCTCGTCGGCGAGACCGCGCGCGCGCCGCATCCGCGCCGCCTCACGATCATCACGGGCGGCGGCCCTGGCATCATGGAAGCCGCCAATCGCGGCGCGCACGAAACGGGCGCGCCCAGCATCGGGCTCAACATCACGCTGCCGCGCGAGCAATTCCCCAACCCGTACGTGACGCCGGAGCTGTGCTTTCGCTTCCACTATTTCGCGATCCGCAAGCTGCACCTGCTCGAACGCGCGAAAGCCGCCGTGTTCTTTCCCGGCGGCTACGGCACCTGCGACGAACTGTTCGAAGTGCTGACGTTGCTGCAGACCCGCAAGATCGCACCCCTGCCCGTCGTGCTGGTCGGCCGCGCATTCTGGCGCGCGGCGGTCGATTTCGCGTTTCTCGTCGACGAAGGGATGATCGATCCGCGCGACGTCGAGCTGTTCCGATTCTGCGAAACCGCCGACGAGATCTGGGCGGCGATCGGCGGTCCGCATCGTTCCGCGTGA
- a CDS encoding c-type cytochrome, whose product MMNSLPNLALACMLSAFCMVAADAARAQVREPTELVDQQHCMFCHAPNMPFLAPSFHQIAERYRDVPNAAEMLEQKLRRGGRAHWGDTPMPTAPERGGPLSNEDAHTLIQWVMSQ is encoded by the coding sequence ATGATGAACAGTCTGCCGAATCTCGCGCTCGCGTGCATGCTGAGCGCGTTCTGCATGGTCGCGGCCGACGCGGCCCGCGCGCAGGTGCGCGAGCCGACCGAGCTCGTCGACCAGCAGCATTGCATGTTCTGCCATGCGCCGAACATGCCGTTCCTCGCGCCGTCGTTCCATCAGATCGCGGAACGCTATCGCGACGTGCCGAACGCCGCCGAGATGCTCGAGCAAAAGCTGCGTCGCGGCGGGCGCGCGCACTGGGGCGACACGCCGATGCCGACCGCCCCGGAACGCGGCGGCCCGCTGTCGAACGAAGACGCGCATACTTTGATCCAATGGGTCATGAGCCAGTAG
- a CDS encoding polysaccharide deacetylase family protein, producing MSPRSRFTWRMAVFGPGFRPVSRIVAADASTGAPSVVTPPTDVAVLVYHRFSNASRSDPMTISTATFEAQLAYLRRLGYRIVPLRDIVRWLRGEHVVLPPKAVALTIDEGHASIFEWARMIALREQVPITLFVYPSAVGDAPGSLTWHQLRVLHKTGWFDVQSHAWWHPDLNAMHRSSEAFRDATRAQFEQARTRIEREIGNKVDLLAWPFGAFDSELGTLAREAGYVAGFTLEPSKIRLDTPLLTLPRFLMVEECTPPVLRRLLAKTSEEREEAARR from the coding sequence ATGTCACCTCGTTCCCGGTTCACTTGGCGCATGGCCGTCTTCGGCCCCGGCTTCCGGCCCGTCTCGCGGATCGTCGCTGCCGACGCGTCGACGGGCGCGCCCTCCGTCGTCACGCCGCCGACCGACGTCGCGGTGCTCGTCTATCACCGCTTCTCGAACGCGTCCCGCTCCGATCCGATGACGATCAGCACCGCGACGTTCGAAGCGCAGCTCGCGTACCTGCGCCGCCTCGGCTACCGGATCGTTCCGCTGCGCGACATCGTTCGATGGCTGCGCGGCGAGCACGTCGTGCTGCCGCCGAAGGCGGTCGCCCTGACGATCGACGAAGGACACGCGTCGATCTTCGAATGGGCAAGGATGATCGCGCTGCGCGAGCAAGTGCCGATCACGCTGTTCGTCTATCCGTCGGCGGTGGGCGACGCGCCCGGCTCGCTCACCTGGCATCAGCTGCGCGTGCTGCACAAGACCGGCTGGTTCGACGTTCAGTCGCATGCGTGGTGGCATCCCGATCTGAACGCCATGCACCGGTCGTCCGAGGCGTTTCGCGACGCGACGCGCGCGCAGTTTGAACAGGCGCGCACGCGCATCGAGCGCGAAATCGGCAACAAGGTCGACCTGCTCGCGTGGCCGTTCGGCGCGTTCGACAGCGAGCTCGGCACGCTTGCGCGCGAAGCCGGCTACGTGGCCGGCTTCACGCTCGAGCCGAGCAAGATCCGGCTCGACACGCCGCTTCTCACGCTGCCGCGCTTTCTGATGGTCGAGGAATGCACGCCGCCCGTGCTGCGGCGGCTGCTCGCGAAGACCTCGGAAGAGCGCGAGGAAGCCGCGCGGCGATGA